The genomic window GCGCAGCTCGTGCGAGGCGTCAGCGACGAAGCGCCGCAGCTGTGCGGCGCTGCGCTCGCGCGTCACGTACGCCGATTCGACCTGCTGGAGCATGGAGTTGAGGGCGAGCCGCAACTGCTCGATCTCGGTGACCGGGTCATGGCGTCCCGGCACGCGCCGGGTCAGATCGCCCTCGGCGATGGCGGACGCCGTCTCCACCATGTCCTCCAGCGGCCGCAGGGTGCGCCGCGCGCCCATCAGAGTGGCCGCCGCGAGCAGGGCGAGCAGCAGCCCGCCGAAGGCGAAGTCGACCTTGAGGGCGCGCCCCATCGACTGGTGGACGGCCTTGGTGGAGGTCGCCATCAGTACGGTCGTGCCGTCGCCGAGCGAGGCGCCCACGGCCCGGTACGGATCGCCGTCGAGCCGCAGCGTGTCGATCGCGTCGGAGCGGGCGAGGGCATGCGGGTCGCCGGCCGCGGCGGCGAGCTCCCGCTGCCGCTCGGTCGGCGCCATCCCGCCGAAGGTGACCGGGTGCCCTTCCGGGCCGATGGCCACGAAGATCGTCTCGGGGCGCGGCAGGGTTCCGGCACCCGCGTACTCGGGGAGGAGTTTGTCCCGTATCGAGGCCAGCGCGCTCAGCGACTCGACCTCGTGCAGCGTGAGCGCGGCCCGTTCGAGCCCTTGACGCGAAGCCGTCAGCTCGCGGTCGATCGCGTCGAGGAGGTAGTGGCGCAGTCCGAAGAGGCTCACGCCGGTCGCTAGCGCGATGCCGAGTGCGAGCAGGACGACGTTGACCAGAGTCAGCTTGGCGCGCAGCGAGTGCGTCCGGTGCCGGGGAAGCCTCATCCCGCAGTCGCCAGTCCGTAGCCGACGCCGCGCCGCGTCATGATCAACGGCGGTCCCAGTGGGTCGAGTTTGCGCCGCAGATAGCTGATGTACGTCTCGACGACCGTCGATTCGGCCGGATGCTCGTACCGCCACACATGCCGCAGCAGCTGCTCCCTGCTGACGACCGACCCGGCGTTGCGCACCAGGAACCGCAGCAGCGCGTACTCGGTGGGCGTGAGCTCCGCGCTGCGCCCGCCCCTGCGCACGGTGTACGTCGACTCGTCGAGCTCCAGGTCCCCGTGGCGCAGCGGCGGGCGGACCGGCAGCCGGTCGGCGGGCCGGGTGCGGCGCAGCACCGCCCGGACGCGGGCGACGACTTCGTCCACGTTGAACGGCTTGGTGATGTAGTCGTCGCCGAGGCCGAGCCCGCCGACGACGTCGGCCGGCGCGTCGCGCGCGGTGAGGAAGACGAGGCCCGTCTCCGGGTGGGAGACGCGCAGTTGGCGGGCGATCTCGCGGCCGTCGCCGTCCGGGAGCATCACATCGATCAGCGCGGCGTCGGGGCGCGTCTGCCGTACGGCGTCGGCCGCCTCCCGTACGCTTCCGGCCGTCAGCACCTCGAAGCGGTGGTAACGCAGGGCGATGGCGAGGACGTCGGCGATGCTCGGCTCGTCCTCGACGATCAGCACGGTCGCGGGCGTCGCTGCTGCATCCGTCATGTCCCCAGTATCCGTAAGGGGAGCGGCCCCGGGCGGGCCGACGGCTTGGAGTTCCCTGAGAGTCCGGCCTGCGCCGCCACCCGCCGGCCCTCTCCGTGCCGATCCTGGAGGTCTGGCCCGGGGGACCGACGAAGACGAGAGGGGCAGGAAACGTGGCGGGATGGGCACGCTGGTGCTACCGGCACAGACTGGTGGTCCTGGTGCTGTGGGTGGGCGCCCTGTTCGGCCTGGGGGCCGCGAGCAGCGCCGCCGGCACCAACTACGCGAACGTCTTCAGTCTCCCGGACACCGACTCGTCCGAGGCGTACGGCCTGATGACACGCGCCTTCCCGGAACGCTCCGGGGACACGGACACGGTGGTGTGGCGGGTCTCGGGCTCCGGCACGGTCCGCGACACGGCCGTACGCGAGCGGATCGAACCCGCGCTGCGCGAGATCGCGGCCATGGACGGCGTCGGCGAGGTCGCGAGCCCGTACGGGGCGGGCCCCGCCTCCGCCGCGCAGATCAGCGCCGACGGGCGGATCGCCTACGCCCAGGTGACCTTCACCGAGCAGGCCGACGCCGTACCCAAGGAGCTCGTCGAGGAGGTCGTGGCCACCGCGCAGGACGCGGAACGGTCCGGGCTCCAGGTCGAGTTGGGCGGCCAGGCGATCACCAGGACGCAGGAGCCGCCGACCGGGATCGCGGAGGCGGTCGGCATCCTCGCCGCCGCCGTCGTCCTCTTCCTCGCCTTCGGCTCGCTCTTCTCGATGCTGCTGCCGATCGTCGTCGCGGTGTTCGGTGTCGGTACGGGCATGCTCTCGGCCACGCTGCTGTCGCACGTCACCGATGTGCCCGAAGTGGCGCCGCTGCTCGGCTCCTTGATCGGGCTCGGCGTCGGCATCGACTACGCGCTCTTCATCGTCACCCGGCACCGGCGGGCGATCCTGCGCGGCCAGGACCCCGAGGACGCGGCGGTCCTGGCGCTCAACACCTCCGGGCGGGCCGTGCTGTTCGCCGGCGGCACCGTGTGCATCGCGCTCGCCGGCATGCTCGTCATGCGGATGCAGTTCCTGGACGGCGTCGTCGTCGCGACCACGCTGACCGTGGTGCTCAGCGTCCTCGCCGCGGTCACGCTGCTGCCCGCGCTGCTGGGGCTGCTCGGCCCGCGCGTGCTCAGCCGCCGGCAGCGGCGCAGGCTGGCCGCGAACGGCCCGGAGCCGGCGGAGGCGAACGGCGCAGCGGCCCGCTGGTCGGCCGCCGTGCAGCGCAGGCCGCGGGCGGTCGCGGCCGTCGCCGTTGTGGTGATGGCCGCGCTGGCCGTGCCGGTGCTGTCGCTGCGCCTCGGCGCGACGGACCAGGGCAATCACCCGGAGACGCAGACGACCCGGCAGGCGTACGACCTGCTCGCGGAGGGCTTCGGACCGGGCTTCAACGGGCCGTTGCAGATCGTCGCCGAACAGCCGGACGCGACGGGCCTGGTGGAGCGCGTACGGGACGTGGACGGCGTCGCGCAGGTCGTGGCGCTGCCCGTGCCGCCGGAGTCGGGCCTGTCGGTGATCCAGGTCGTCCCGACGACGTCGCCGCAGTCCGAGGGGACCGACGATCTCATCGACACGCTGCGGGAGGAGGTCATCCCGGCGTCGGGCGTCGAGGCCCATGTCGGCGGAGTCACCGCGGTCTTCAAGGACTTCGCGACGGTGACGGGGGAGCGGCTGCCCGCCTTCGTGGCCACGATCATCGCCCTCGGGTTCCTGCTGCTGCTGATCGCGTTCCGCTCGCTCGTCGTGCCGCTGACGGCCGCGCTGATGAACCTGATCGCGGCGGCGGCGTCGTTCGGTGTGCTGGTGGCGATCTTCCAGTGGGGCTGGGGGGCGGAGCTGCTGGGCATCGGCAAGGAGGGGCCGATCACCTCCTTCCTTCCGGTCATCATGCTGTCGCTGCTCTTCGGACTCTCCATGGACTACCAGGTGTTCCTGGTCAGCCGGATGCACGAGGAGTGGGTGCACTCCCGCGACAACGCGCGGGCGGTGCGGATCGGTCTCGCCGAGACGAGCCGGGTCATCAACTGCGCGGCGCTCATCATGATCTGCGTCTTCGGCGCCTTCGTGCTGAGCGGCGACATGGAGGGCGCGATGGCCGGCATCGGGCTCGCGGCGGCGGTGGCGCTGGACGCGTTCATTCTGCGGACGGCGCTGGTGCCGGCGGCGATGCACCTGCTGGGCCGCTCCAACTGGTGGCTGCCCGGCTGGCTGGAGCGGCGCCTGCCGCATCTGGCGGTCGAGCCGCGCGAGGAGGAGCCGGTGGCCGCCCCGGTCGTCGAGGCCGAGGAGCCCGCGCCGTACGGTGTCTCCGTCGTGCACGGTTTCGTACGGTCCGAGGACGGCGAGCCGGTCGCGGACGCCGTGCTCACCCTGATCTCGGTGGGCGGCAGGCAGCTCGACCGGGTGGAGTCGCTGGCCGACGGCTCGTACATCCTCGCCGCGCCGCGCGCCGGGTCGTATCTGCTGGCGGTCCGGGCGCGGGGGTACGAGGCGGGGGCCCGTCATATCAGGACCAGTGACGAGCCGCTCGTCCAGGATCTGGTGCTGGGCGAGGATGAGGTGGGCTCACGCCCCCTTGCCTGACCGGTCGCGCTTGGGCTTGCCCGAAGCCGCCATGCCCGCGGCGGTGGGCATGAAGTCCCTGAGCAGGTCGTGCACCTCCGTGACCAGCGGCCGCAGGATGCGGAAGCGGGAGAGGGAGATCGCGCGGGCCGTGACCGGCGCGAGGCGCTCGACGAGCCGGCGGCTGTTGGCGCAGCCGTCGGAGCGGTCGTACACCCAGAACAGGACGAGCCCCATCTGCTGGAGCCACAGCAACTGCGGCAGCTTCTCCGCGAGTTCGGGGTCGACCTTGACGGCGGCCCCGGCGAGGACCCGCCGGTGGACGTCGATCGCCGCCTGGCGCGGGCCCTCGGACTCGGGCGAGAAGGGGCTGAGCGGGCTGTCCGGGTCGGCGGCGTTCTTGAAGAACTGGGACGCGAACTCGTGGTACGGCTCGGCGATGTCGAGCCAGCCGAGCAGGACCCCGCGGATGCGTGCCGTGAGGTCCTTCTCGCCGCCGTCGAGGATGTCCGCGACCGCCGCCTGGTGCTGCTCGGCGATCCGGTCGTAGAAGCCCTGGACCAGGTGCTCCTTGGAGGCGAAGTAGTAGTACGCGTTGCCTACGGAGACGCCCGCCTCCTGGGCGATGGCCCGCATCGTCGTCTTGTCGTAACCGCGCTCCTGGAAGAGCCGGAGCGCGGTTTCGAGGATGAGGGTGCGGGTCTGCTCGCTCTTGGCAGGCTTGGCGGACTGGT from Streptomyces formicae includes these protein-coding regions:
- a CDS encoding sensor histidine kinase, whose protein sequence is MRLPRHRTHSLRAKLTLVNVVLLALGIALATGVSLFGLRHYLLDAIDRELTASRQGLERAALTLHEVESLSALASIRDKLLPEYAGAGTLPRPETIFVAIGPEGHPVTFGGMAPTERQRELAAAAGDPHALARSDAIDTLRLDGDPYRAVGASLGDGTTVLMATSTKAVHQSMGRALKVDFAFGGLLLALLAAATLMGARRTLRPLEDMVETASAIAEGDLTRRVPGRHDPVTEIEQLRLALNSMLQQVESAYVTRERSAAQLRRFVADASHELRTPLSAIRGYLQLYDKGMLGEPAERDRALSRMTAEADRMSRLVDELLTLARLDQRPRLRLRPVDLSRLVRDAADDLAAQQPRRPLTVRAAGAMVVQGDEQGLRQVVGNLLANVRCHTEESAPVRVGLSRSAGGEVRLTVADDGPGMRPEDADRIFDRFFRADGAGAGTGLGMSIVQAVVESHAGTVTATGTPGRGLTVTVTLPPRRGGEPAGGRASAAEPAGRAAEAAGPATEPAAAGGR
- a CDS encoding response regulator transcription factor — translated: MTDAAATPATVLIVEDEPSIADVLAIALRYHRFEVLTAGSVREAADAVRQTRPDAALIDVMLPDGDGREIARQLRVSHPETGLVFLTARDAPADVVGGLGLGDDYITKPFNVDEVVARVRAVLRRTRPADRLPVRPPLRHGDLELDESTYTVRRGGRSAELTPTEYALLRFLVRNAGSVVSREQLLRHVWRYEHPAESTVVETYISYLRRKLDPLGPPLIMTRRGVGYGLATAG
- a CDS encoding MMPL family transporter, coding for MAGWARWCYRHRLVVLVLWVGALFGLGAASSAAGTNYANVFSLPDTDSSEAYGLMTRAFPERSGDTDTVVWRVSGSGTVRDTAVRERIEPALREIAAMDGVGEVASPYGAGPASAAQISADGRIAYAQVTFTEQADAVPKELVEEVVATAQDAERSGLQVELGGQAITRTQEPPTGIAEAVGILAAAVVLFLAFGSLFSMLLPIVVAVFGVGTGMLSATLLSHVTDVPEVAPLLGSLIGLGVGIDYALFIVTRHRRAILRGQDPEDAAVLALNTSGRAVLFAGGTVCIALAGMLVMRMQFLDGVVVATTLTVVLSVLAAVTLLPALLGLLGPRVLSRRQRRRLAANGPEPAEANGAAARWSAAVQRRPRAVAAVAVVVMAALAVPVLSLRLGATDQGNHPETQTTRQAYDLLAEGFGPGFNGPLQIVAEQPDATGLVERVRDVDGVAQVVALPVPPESGLSVIQVVPTTSPQSEGTDDLIDTLREEVIPASGVEAHVGGVTAVFKDFATVTGERLPAFVATIIALGFLLLLIAFRSLVVPLTAALMNLIAAAASFGVLVAIFQWGWGAELLGIGKEGPITSFLPVIMLSLLFGLSMDYQVFLVSRMHEEWVHSRDNARAVRIGLAETSRVINCAALIMICVFGAFVLSGDMEGAMAGIGLAAAVALDAFILRTALVPAAMHLLGRSNWWLPGWLERRLPHLAVEPREEEPVAAPVVEAEEPAPYGVSVVHGFVRSEDGEPVADAVLTLISVGGRQLDRVESLADGSYILAAPRAGSYLLAVRARGYEAGARHIRTSDEPLVQDLVLGEDEVGSRPLA
- a CDS encoding TetR family transcriptional regulator, which produces MNDVKDEQQDQSAKPAKSEQTRTLILETALRLFQERGYDKTTMRAIAQEAGVSVGNAYYYFASKEHLVQGFYDRIAEQHQAAVADILDGGEKDLTARIRGVLLGWLDIAEPYHEFASQFFKNAADPDSPLSPFSPESEGPRQAAIDVHRRVLAGAAVKVDPELAEKLPQLLWLQQMGLVLFWVYDRSDGCANSRRLVERLAPVTARAISLSRFRILRPLVTEVHDLLRDFMPTAAGMAASGKPKRDRSGKGA